GCGGTGCGACCCCGGCAAGGGATTCCGTTCCCGTTTTGCGCGGGTTTCCTATGCCCCTTCTTCCAGCCCCTCCGTGGGTTCGGGGGCGAAGAGGACGTCGCTGCCGGCGGCGCGGCCAAGGCCGAAGGCGCGAAACGTGGCATCGACGTGACGGATCACCGTGATTTCGGCGAGGGCGGGGTCGCGCTGGCGGAAAGCTTCTTCCAGCCGCTCGAAGATTTTCTGGGTCTGCTCGAAACTGACGGTGGGCAAGTCGACGAGCGCCCGCAGGCGGCGCGTCACACGCTCAACCGAATTGAAAAGCATCTGACAAATCTGGTTGTGCGTGGCGCGCGCGATTTCGCGAAAGATCTGGAGCGTGACCTCGTTTTCAAGCGCGGGATCCGCGGCAGCGTCGCGTCGTTCGGCGACCAAACCGCCGAACCGGGCGAGTTCCGCGTCCGTCCGGCGCAACGCGGCGAGGCGGACCATCATCCGGAAAATGTGGCCGCGGAATTCGAGCACATCGCGGAGGAACGCCGCGTTGAGGGACCCGTCTTCGATGCCCATCAGCACATCGAAGAACTCGACGCCGGCCGTCAGTTGCGGGTTGTCGGCGTAGACGCCGGAACCGCGCCGGATCTGCACCAGCCCGCCCGTCTCGAGCCGCCGCAGGGCCTCGCGGATAACGTTGCGTGTAGTGCCGAACCGCGCCGCAAGTTCGCGCTCCGTCGGCAGCCGGCTGCCCACGGGGAATTCGCCGTCTACGATCCGGCGCGCCAAGTCACCCGCGATTTTCCGGGACCGGGTCGGGGTGGTTTCTTGTTCGAGTTTTCCGGTAATGACCATGGTCGTAACCATTTCCGTCAGCTGGGTTCGGGTCCTGCACAGGCCCGCCCAATGGGTACCACCAAATCAGGATCAGCCGCTTGACTTTAGTCCAGAATTCCGCCAGAATGCAAACTGTGGTGGTACCAAACCGTAATCATGGGAGGTCTTTATCATGAAACGACGTGGTTTTACGCTCATCGAACTGCTGGTGGTGATTGCCATCATCGGCATCCTGGCGGCCATCCTGCTACCTGCCCTCGCCCGTGCGCGCGAATCGGCGCGGCGCTCGAGCTGCCAGAACAACCTGAAGGAATGGGGGCTCGTGTTCAAGATGTACTCGGGCGAGGACCCGGGCGAACGCTACCCGACTATCGCGGTCAAGAACGCGGAGCAGTACAACTGCGCCGTGAGCCCGCTTGCGCCGACGGGCGGGCGCGGCATCATCGCGGGCGGTCCATGGCCGCCGGCGATTTATCCGGAATACCTGAACGACCCGGCGATCGCGTTCTGTCCGTCGGATTCGGAGCAGACGCCGGCGCTGATCGAGAACCCGGCAACGGGGCAGCCCGACCTGGCGGTAAACTGCGGTTCCGACACGGAACGGGGCATCGGTCTCATTGACTCGAGCTACATCTACCTTGGCTGGGTCTTTGACCAGACGGACACGGAGGATCCGGCCATTGACGTATCCGGAATCGCAAGCGTTATCGGCGCTACGGGCGTGACGGGCCAGATGCCGGCGCAGGTTTCCTCGGCGCTCTTCACAATCGTCGGCGACATGGTCGCCAACAACTGGGCCGCGGCCGAAAAGAAGGCGGACGAAGACATCGAAGTGGCCGTACCGCTGGGCAATGGCGGAGGCGCGACGATCTACCGTCTGCGCGAGGGCATCGAGCGCTTCCTGATCACGGACATCAATAATCCGGCGGCGACCGCCCAGGCCCAGAGCACGGTCTTCATCATGGCCGACAACTTCTCGGCCGGCGTGGATGCCTTCAACCATGTGCCGGGCGGCGCGAATGTGCTGTTCCTGGATGGCCACGTGGACTTCTTCCGCTACATCCAGCGCGGTCCGGGGCCGGTGAATGGCG
The DNA window shown above is from Candidatus Hydrogenedentota bacterium and carries:
- a CDS encoding prepilin-type N-terminal cleavage/methylation domain-containing protein, producing MMKRRGFTLIELLVVIAIIGILAAILLPALARARESARRSSCQNNLKEWGLVFKMYSGEDPGERYPTIAVKNAEQYNCAVSPLAPTGGRGIIAGGPWPPAIYPEYLNDPAIAFCPSDSEQTPALIENPATGQPDLAVNCGSDTERGIGLIDSSYIYLGWVFDQTDTEDPAIDVSGIASVIGATGVTGQMPAQVSSALFTIVGDMVANNWAAAEKKADEDIEVAVPLGNGGGATIYRLREGIERFLITDINNPAATAQAQSTVFIMADNFSAGVDAFNHVPGGANVLFLDGHVDFFRYIQRGPGPVNGGLANALTLVDAAIDLFGAS
- a CDS encoding FadR family transcriptional regulator, whose translation is MVITGKLEQETTPTRSRKIAGDLARRIVDGEFPVGSRLPTERELAARFGTTRNVIREALRRLETGGLVQIRRGSGVYADNPQLTAGVEFFDVLMGIEDGSLNAAFLRDVLEFRGHIFRMMVRLAALRRTDAELARFGGLVAERRDAAADPALENEVTLQIFREIARATHNQICQMLFNSVERVTRRLRALVDLPTVSFEQTQKIFERLEEAFRQRDPALAEITVIRHVDATFRAFGLGRAAGSDVLFAPEPTEGLEEGA